From the Commensalibacter nepenthis genome, the window AGAGCTTGAAAGTGGGAAGCGGTTATCGGTCTATTACGATAAGTCGGATCGCCCTCTTGCGGAGAACTTCAAGCAAGTTATCAATCAACAATATGATTTAAGCGACCCAGACGCACCAGAGAAGCGTCAAATGACGGTTTCGAGTAGAAACATACCAGAAAATAAAAAAAATGCTCAGGAAGCGATTAATGGGCTTTTACGAGATGAATTAGAAAAGGGACGCATTCAGACCCGAGAGGACGTTTTAAAGTGTCTTACAGAGGCGGGGTTTGAAATTGCTAGGGTAACTCCTAAAAACATTTCCATTAAAACAGACGGACGTAATTTACGGCTTAAAGGAGCAATCTATGAGCAATCTTTCTCACTCGATCGAGCTATTGAAGAAATTCAACGAGCAGAGGGACTTGGAGGCCAAGAAAGAACTTCTGAGCGCTATAAGCAAGCTACAGGAGGACTTGAAAAGGCAGTTGAACGCAGACGCTCAGAGTTTTCGAAACGATTTGGAAAGTCAAAAGCAAGTCATACTCAAAGACTTAATCAAGCTTTACAAGGTGCCGTTTTGGATATTGATAGGGATTGGGCTCGTGTTGGCATTGGGGATGGCGTATTTTGCCCGAGAGGCGACCGTGCAATACAATCAAATGGTAGATTGGAAGCAATCGGCAGCGTTATACAAAGCTCAAAGCAAGGGAATGATGTTAGCGAACTGCAATTTGGTAGACAAGACGAGCAAGATTTGTATTCAGATCGACCCTCAATACAAGGATCAGGTATACGGAGACAATCAAGATTACCGAATTATCAAGCTAGGGAATGAGTAGATGACACCAACAGAGAAGCTTTTGAAGGACGCATTAGACAGATTGGTGAAGCAGCAAGACGAGGTTATGAGCGCATTAAGCGAACGGTTGAGCAAGTTAGAGCAGGAAAACCAACAATTGAAGA encodes:
- a CDS encoding relaxase/mobilization nuclease domain-containing protein, which translates into the protein MIIKFFPHPKTGGNPRRSMDYLLKKHEHEVQVLQGNPRLSVDVAEGLGFKNQYTVGCLSFEEANIPDAHKQEIMQKFEETFFAGLEPEQYNICWIEHTDKGRLELNFFVPNVELESGKRLSVYYDKSDRPLAENFKQVINQQYDLSDPDAPEKRQMTVSSRNIPENKKNAQEAINGLLRDELEKGRIQTREDVLKCLTEAGFEIARVTPKNISIKTDGRNLRLKGAIYEQSFSLDRAIEEIQRAEGLGGQERTSERYKQATGGLEKAVERRRSEFSKRFGKSKASHTQRLNQALQGAVLDIDRDWARVGIGDGVFCPRGDRAIQSNGRLEAIGSVIQSSKQGNDVSELQFGRQDEQDLYSDRPSIQGSGIRRQSRLPNYQARE